In Candidatus Omnitrophota bacterium, a genomic segment contains:
- the pheS gene encoding phenylalanine--tRNA ligase subunit alpha codes for MTDSENLRSQLEEAQRQGMEEFALASSPQALYETRTLYLGKKGKVKAILRGLGQLSVEERPAAGQLANQVADALETAYLERLEALKALESQRQLEEDAADVTLPGTWPPLGGLHPLIRVQTEIEDLFYSMGFDIADGPEIETEYYNFEALNFPPDHPARDMQDTFSMKNGCVLRTHTSPVQVRYMETHEPPIRMIAPGRVYRCDSDITHSPMFSQIEGLVVDENISFRDLKGTLDLVIHRIFSPQTKTRFRPSFFPFTEPSAEVDITCFACTGPDPNCRLCKGTGWIEVLGCGMVHPAVLRSGGYDSEKYTGFAFGLGVERFAMLKYGITDIRLFYENDARFLRQFR; via the coding sequence ATGACCGATAGCGAAAATCTTAGATCCCAGTTAGAAGAAGCCCAACGCCAAGGCATGGAGGAATTCGCCCTGGCTTCATCTCCTCAGGCTCTCTATGAAACCCGCACTCTCTACTTGGGAAAAAAAGGAAAAGTCAAGGCGATTTTACGGGGACTCGGCCAGCTCTCCGTAGAAGAAAGACCCGCCGCCGGTCAACTCGCCAACCAGGTCGCCGATGCTTTAGAAACGGCTTACCTAGAACGTCTGGAGGCGCTCAAGGCGCTGGAATCCCAACGCCAATTGGAAGAGGACGCGGCCGACGTTACGCTGCCTGGAACCTGGCCGCCTTTAGGAGGATTGCATCCCTTGATCCGCGTCCAGACCGAAATCGAAGACCTCTTCTATTCGATGGGATTCGATATCGCCGACGGTCCGGAAATCGAAACTGAATATTACAACTTCGAAGCGCTCAATTTTCCTCCCGACCACCCCGCCCGCGATATGCAGGACACGTTTTCCATGAAAAACGGCTGCGTTCTTCGCACGCATACTTCGCCGGTTCAGGTGCGCTACATGGAGACGCATGAACCGCCCATCCGCATGATCGCTCCCGGACGCGTTTACCGCTGCGACTCCGATATCACCCATTCCCCCATGTTTTCCCAGATCGAAGGCTTGGTCGTCGACGAAAACATCTCCTTCCGCGATCTGAAAGGAACGCTGGATTTGGTGATTCACCGCATCTTTTCGCCGCAAACGAAAACCCGCTTCCGCCCTTCCTTCTTCCCCTTCACGGAACCGAGCGCCGAAGTGGACATTACCTGCTTCGCCTGCACCGGCCCCGATCCCAACTGCCGCTTATGTAAAGGTACGGGCTGGATCGAAGTCCTGGGTTGCGGCATGGTCCACCCGGCGGTATTGCGTTCGGGAGGCTACGATTCCGAAAAATATACAGGCTTCGCCTTCGGACTCGGCGTTGAGCGCTTCGCCATGCTGAAATACGGCATTACCGACATCCGTCTTTTCTACGAAAACGACGCGCGCTTTTTGAGACAGTTCCGCTAA
- a CDS encoding MFS transporter translates to MEQPLKPQNANQKMFEGVTLYHWIIVLIASCGWLFDCMDQRIFVLAREMALTELFDAGTARDIVNFYGTVATTCLMLGWATGGIIFGIFSDKFGRVKTMVLTLLVYSGFTGLSALSIGWIDFCIYRFLVGLGVGGMFGAATTLIAESVPSKVRSLALGSLQSLSATGNIIGSFVALKIDPGLPFSFFGWEMSGWRAVFLVGILPALLVIPIVTILREPEAWKKAKEEAARLRASGETAKAADKEMGSFVDLFKKNPWRRNTIVGLCLGVSGMIGLWGIGFFSPELITTALRDKPLTEEDIKDPGTLALKFKEEKEPMVRYLKQRFSEESLRQIGAYGENYWKLKPEDVKDWKGLCRALKRGERTSSSSPARRAWERMSPEARQAVAEAARGGEADQAAIIEALNGVLAKLDFYAQEDFKSVETPAAAKTIIDREEEKGAESKRTSADNLMLNRLLLDAAYPDLLVDARLPLQVLFDTELNRHLETNLFYEFGYADLFVKMKEGKEPIYVYMKSQLPAETQTLIETYDFSQAPTAEQQRLLAQSLIELDKTADKIAADNRFAAYLGLSKGVRNLIEKEKLAKEGKEKKENIIVANRALYEAAFPGEIRMVKEYAGQVRAKGTMLQDVGSFLGMFAFTLVATFMGRRLAFFISFILCMFITMFVFNSLNSAWDAYWMLPLMGFAQLSLFGGYSIYFPELYPTRLRGTGVGFCYNTVRYLAAPFPILLGYLAMILSFRTAAILMSTIYVIGMVALIWAPETKGQELPED, encoded by the coding sequence GTGGAACAACCCTTAAAGCCGCAAAATGCAAACCAAAAGATGTTCGAAGGAGTCACCCTGTATCATTGGATCATCGTATTGATCGCGTCGTGCGGGTGGCTGTTCGATTGCATGGATCAACGCATTTTCGTGTTGGCGCGGGAAATGGCGTTGACGGAACTGTTCGATGCCGGTACGGCGCGCGATATCGTCAACTTTTACGGTACGGTGGCAACGACGTGCCTGATGCTTGGATGGGCCACGGGAGGCATTATCTTCGGCATTTTCAGCGATAAATTCGGCCGCGTGAAAACGATGGTGCTAACGCTTTTAGTCTATTCGGGATTTACGGGACTATCAGCCTTGTCGATCGGCTGGATCGATTTCTGCATCTACCGGTTTCTGGTAGGGCTGGGCGTGGGAGGCATGTTCGGCGCGGCGACGACGTTGATCGCCGAGAGCGTTCCTTCGAAAGTGCGGTCGCTGGCTCTAGGATCGCTGCAATCGCTTTCGGCGACGGGGAATATAATCGGATCGTTCGTGGCTTTGAAAATCGATCCCGGCCTTCCCTTTTCTTTCTTCGGATGGGAAATGTCCGGTTGGCGGGCGGTATTTCTCGTGGGGATTTTACCCGCGCTGCTGGTGATTCCCATCGTTACTATCTTGCGCGAGCCGGAGGCTTGGAAAAAAGCGAAGGAGGAAGCGGCGCGGCTGCGGGCCTCTGGAGAAACAGCGAAGGCGGCGGACAAAGAGATGGGTTCGTTCGTCGATTTATTCAAGAAAAATCCTTGGCGGAGAAATACGATCGTCGGCTTATGCTTAGGCGTATCGGGAATGATCGGATTGTGGGGCATCGGCTTCTTCTCGCCGGAATTGATCACCACGGCGCTGCGGGACAAGCCGCTGACGGAAGAGGATATCAAGGATCCTGGAACGCTGGCTCTTAAATTCAAGGAAGAAAAGGAGCCGATGGTCCGCTATCTAAAACAACGCTTTTCAGAAGAATCGTTGCGGCAAATCGGCGCCTACGGCGAGAATTACTGGAAACTGAAGCCGGAGGATGTTAAAGATTGGAAAGGATTATGCCGGGCGTTAAAACGGGGGGAGCGAACCTCTTCGTCCAGTCCGGCTCGGCGGGCGTGGGAACGGATGTCGCCGGAAGCTCGTCAGGCGGTCGCCGAAGCGGCGCGGGGGGGGGAGGCCGATCAAGCGGCGATTATCGAAGCGTTGAACGGCGTATTGGCTAAACTAGATTTTTATGCGCAAGAGGATTTCAAAAGCGTTGAGACGCCAGCGGCGGCGAAAACCATTATCGATCGCGAAGAAGAGAAGGGCGCGGAAAGCAAGCGGACGAGCGCGGACAATCTGATGCTTAACCGCCTGTTGCTGGACGCCGCCTATCCCGATCTATTGGTGGACGCCCGCCTTCCCTTGCAAGTTCTCTTCGATACGGAGTTGAACCGGCATTTAGAGACGAATTTGTTCTATGAATTCGGCTACGCCGATTTATTCGTCAAAATGAAAGAGGGCAAGGAGCCGATCTATGTTTATATGAAAAGCCAATTGCCGGCGGAGACGCAAACATTGATCGAGACCTACGATTTCTCGCAAGCGCCAACGGCGGAGCAACAACGGCTCTTGGCCCAATCGCTGATCGAATTGGATAAAACGGCGGATAAAATCGCCGCCGATAATCGGTTTGCAGCGTATCTCGGCTTGTCCAAAGGCGTTCGGAACTTGATCGAAAAAGAGAAATTGGCGAAGGAAGGCAAGGAGAAAAAAGAGAATATCATCGTCGCCAACCGGGCGCTGTACGAAGCGGCGTTTCCCGGAGAAATCCGCATGGTGAAGGAATACGCGGGGCAGGTGAGGGCTAAGGGAACGATGCTGCAGGATGTGGGATCGTTCCTGGGCATGTTCGCATTCACGCTGGTGGCGACGTTTATGGGACGGAGGTTGGCGTTTTTTATCTCCTTCATCCTTTGCATGTTCATCACGATGTTCGTTTTCAATTCGCTGAATTCCGCATGGGACGCTTATTGGATGCTGCCTCTAATGGGCTTTGCTCAGTTGTCGTTATTCGGCGGGTATTCCATTTATTTCCCCGAACTTTATCCGACGCGGCTGCGGGGCACAGGCGTGGGTTTCTGCTATAACACCGTGCGTTATTTGGCGGCGCCTTTCCCGATTCTGCTGGGCTATCTTGCTATGATCCTATCGTTCCGCACCGCCGCCATTCTGATGTCCACGATTTATGTTATAGGCATGGTCGCGCTGATCTGGGCGCCGGAAACGAAGGGCCAGGAATTGCCGGAAGATTGA
- a CDS encoding flavoprotein, whose amino-acid sequence MIVEGKNILLGVTGGIAAYKSAVLARLFKKASADVRVIMTESAQKFIAPLTMAALSQNPVGLDMFAHPPIHEVRHIAWAEWADIAVIAPATANCLAKAAAGLADDLLSTTILSLECPLIIAPAMHRQMWAHPATQRNIETLRSFGYRIIEPAVGELASGDVGAGRMREPEEIFDFITQL is encoded by the coding sequence ATGATTGTCGAAGGGAAAAATATTCTTTTAGGCGTAACCGGCGGCATCGCCGCGTATAAATCCGCCGTATTGGCGCGGTTATTCAAGAAGGCCTCCGCTGACGTGCGGGTGATTATGACCGAGTCGGCGCAAAAGTTCATCGCTCCCTTGACGATGGCCGCCTTGTCCCAAAATCCCGTCGGCCTGGATATGTTCGCGCACCCTCCCATTCATGAAGTGCGCCATATCGCCTGGGCGGAATGGGCGGATATCGCCGTTATCGCTCCCGCCACGGCCAATTGCCTCGCCAAAGCGGCGGCGGGATTAGCGGACGACCTTCTATCCACCACCATTCTCTCTTTGGAGTGTCCTTTGATTATCGCCCCGGCGATGCACCGCCAGATGTGGGCGCATCCCGCTACCCAAAGAAACATCGAAACTTTGCGCAGTTTCGGCTATCGCATCATCGAACCGGCGGTAGGGGAATTGGCGTCGGGAGACGTCGGCGCTGGACGAATGCGCGAACCCGAAGAGATTTTCGATTTTATAACTCAGTTATGA
- the infC gene encoding translation initiation factor IF-3 gives MNEMIREDEIRLVDQNGEHMGVISVREALEKAQAAHLDLVEVSAKSKPHVCRIMDFGHYKYEQAKKVKEAKKKQKHIVVKEIKLRPRIDEHDYDFKLNHAMKFLEHGDKVRFILQFRGREMAHKELGRKVMDRIIEDLDDMALVEQSPKQEGRFMNMTLAPSLVKKKRKERAANEELAAAAEDQSIQTVVANEEDEDYSDGDFADEDDSDFEDAEDEFSEDDDASDKDLPEDD, from the coding sequence ATTAACGAAATGATACGGGAAGATGAGATTAGGCTCGTCGATCAAAATGGGGAACATATGGGCGTGATTTCCGTGAGAGAGGCCCTTGAAAAAGCGCAAGCGGCTCATCTTGACCTGGTCGAAGTGAGCGCGAAATCCAAACCGCATGTATGCCGGATCATGGATTTCGGGCATTACAAATACGAACAGGCGAAGAAAGTCAAGGAAGCCAAAAAGAAGCAAAAACATATCGTCGTCAAGGAGATCAAACTTCGTCCGCGCATCGACGAACACGATTACGATTTCAAGTTGAATCATGCCATGAAATTCCTGGAACACGGCGATAAAGTCCGCTTCATTCTTCAGTTTCGCGGCCGAGAAATGGCGCACAAGGAATTGGGGCGGAAAGTGATGGACCGTATCATCGAAGACCTTGACGACATGGCGCTGGTGGAACAATCCCCCAAGCAAGAAGGCCGTTTCATGAATATGACTCTTGCGCCGTCTCTCGTAAAAAAGAAACGTAAAGAACGCGCCGCCAACGAAGAATTGGCGGCGGCGGCGGAAGATCAATCCATACAAACGGTTGTAGCCAACGAAGAGGATGAAGACTATTCGGACGGCGATTTCGCTGACGAAGACGATTCGGACTTCGAGGACGCAGAAGATGAATTCTCGGAAGACGACGATGCTTCGGATAAGGATTTGCCGGAGGACGATTAA
- a CDS encoding carboxypeptidase M32 — MPQEKLSQLRARLGEVSDIHSAASLLQWDMETYMPPKAAPARGEQIATLSALAHRAFTAPEMGALLHDLRQTVEQLSEDDAKLVEIALYDYERAVKLPEAFVHEFSLEQSAAFQAWLKARVEKKFALFQSRLEKLWQLLRRKADLLGYEGSPYNALLEDYERGMTAEKLKVLFGVLASCQRDLIRRIVHSSRQPDVSWTVGEWNEKTQWDFSLGVLKDMGFDFEAGRQDKSVHPFTTNFDICDVRITTRIDERNLFSALASSIHEGGHALYEQGFRLEDRRTPLAQAISLGVHESQSRLWENMIGKSLAFWKHYAPMLRDRYPERLAALTPEQVYAAVNQVRPSLIRVEADECTYNLHIILRFEIEAGLMEGTLKVCDIPQVWNEKMRDYLGLNPPDDAAGCLQDIHWSHGLVGYFPTYALGNLYAAQIFEKIMQDIPDLWTQIETGCFGGLLGWLRDNVHKHGRRLTAPQLIEKITGNEPDCEPYLRYLENKFSSLYGL, encoded by the coding sequence ATGCCGCAAGAAAAACTCTCCCAGCTTCGCGCCCGCCTTGGCGAAGTCTCCGATATTCATTCCGCCGCCTCGCTTCTCCAATGGGATATGGAGACGTATATGCCGCCCAAGGCCGCGCCCGCGCGCGGGGAGCAAATCGCCACCCTTTCCGCTTTGGCGCATCGCGCTTTTACTGCGCCGGAAATGGGCGCGCTTTTGCATGATCTGCGGCAGACTGTCGAACAGCTTTCCGAGGATGACGCCAAACTGGTGGAGATCGCGCTTTACGATTACGAACGGGCGGTAAAATTGCCGGAAGCGTTCGTTCATGAATTTTCCTTGGAGCAAAGCGCCGCCTTCCAGGCATGGTTGAAGGCGCGAGTAGAGAAAAAGTTCGCGCTCTTCCAATCCCGGTTGGAAAAACTATGGCAACTCCTGCGCCGCAAAGCCGATCTGCTGGGATACGAAGGCTCGCCCTACAATGCCCTCTTGGAAGATTACGAACGGGGCATGACGGCGGAAAAATTGAAGGTTTTATTCGGCGTTTTGGCGAGCTGTCAACGCGATCTAATTCGCCGCATCGTCCATTCTTCCCGCCAACCGGACGTTTCCTGGACCGTAGGCGAATGGAACGAAAAAACGCAGTGGGATTTTTCGCTGGGCGTATTGAAAGACATGGGCTTCGATTTCGAAGCGGGGCGGCAGGACAAGTCCGTACATCCCTTCACGACCAATTTCGATATTTGCGACGTGCGCATCACCACCCGCATCGACGAGCGCAATCTGTTTTCCGCGCTCGCCAGTTCGATCCACGAGGGCGGACACGCGCTTTACGAGCAGGGCTTTCGTCTGGAAGATCGCCGCACGCCGCTGGCGCAGGCGATTTCGCTGGGCGTTCACGAATCGCAATCGCGCTTGTGGGAAAATATGATTGGCAAGAGTCTCGCATTCTGGAAGCATTACGCTCCGATGCTGCGCGATCGATATCCCGAACGTCTTGCAGCGCTTACGCCCGAACAAGTTTACGCGGCGGTCAACCAAGTGCGTCCCTCGCTCATCCGCGTGGAAGCGGACGAATGCACCTATAACCTGCATATTATTCTGCGTTTTGAAATCGAAGCAGGATTAATGGAAGGGACGTTGAAGGTTTGCGATATTCCGCAAGTTTGGAACGAAAAAATGCGGGATTATTTAGGATTGAATCCTCCGGATGACGCGGCGGGCTGCTTGCAAGACATCCACTGGTCGCATGGCCTCGTGGGATACTTTCCTACCTATGCGTTGGGCAATCTCTATGCGGCGCAAATCTTCGAGAAGATTATGCAGGATATTCCCGATCTATGGACGCAAATCGAAACGGGCTGCTTCGGCGGCTTATTGGGCTGGCTGCGCGATAACGTCCACAAGCATGGCCGCCGATTGACGGCGCCCCAACTCATCGAAAAAATCACGGGAAACGAACCGGATTGCGAACCTTATTTGCGTTATCTGGAAAACAAATTCTCTTCGCTGTATGGATTATAA
- the rpmI gene encoding 50S ribosomal protein L35, whose protein sequence is MASGPKMKTNRGAAKRFRKTKNGKFKRERAYLSHIRTKKTTKRKRRLRHQTTVDSTEIKRVRRMLAQ, encoded by the coding sequence ATGGCATCTGGACCGAAAATGAAAACCAATCGCGGAGCGGCGAAGCGCTTCCGCAAAACCAAAAATGGAAAATTCAAGCGGGAACGCGCTTATCTGAGCCATATCCGCACCAAGAAAACTACCAAACGCAAAAGGCGGTTGCGCCACCAAACCACCGTCGATAGCACGGAAATCAAGAGAGTCCGCCGCATGTTGGCGCAGTAA
- a CDS encoding integrin alpha: MKKFFYLIHMQLFIVIGAYGQPIDMNFPPMGTTRFVGGSADGMTGYIVKIIGNFTRTGESELAIGEPFNDKVNIILGNRNQPDSIDLSNLRNKGFAIKGNDGSGFGFSISALGDFDNDGYKDIAIGAPFDGVGGRVYVLKGSQYPPASASVEDEDLFALIVEGSPGELLGFSLADGDTFNNDALNDLLIYRAGVSAERDGQEAVYAIYGQRSFPEKIIQTNNLDQTSTLTILGPKTDSGIGYFGNAFEFIGDYTQDGSSDLALFTGVTQEENPKGTIMILPGGTALTGTYNYNEIPLAVREISFQLFPDPNMHAVSVIKGGDATGDGRADLIAGLASGNIGGGTAPTGLIAIIPGSANATPSINITKEAPGDAILLGHWIANSGLGESISTSGTLIAAGAFRAVSPADATSHTGTVYIVNGANLKRGMMEQIAKTSSIAFYGKKDGDQFGLSVHFLGDLNQDGHQDLFVGVPGNKDDAEAFAFLVPFVPAFIDFNADGRLTPLDLFFFQHGWGMASSAADWNADGIADGSDLLGILLRLKTQ, encoded by the coding sequence ATGAAGAAATTTTTCTATCTTATCCATATGCAATTATTCATTGTCATTGGAGCGTATGGACAACCTATCGATATGAATTTCCCACCGATGGGAACAACAAGGTTCGTAGGCGGTTCGGCGGATGGGATGACGGGCTATATCGTAAAAATCATCGGCAATTTCACGCGCACGGGCGAATCCGAATTGGCGATCGGAGAACCTTTCAACGATAAGGTCAATATTATCCTGGGCAACCGCAATCAACCCGATTCCATCGATCTCTCCAATCTGCGCAATAAAGGCTTCGCCATCAAGGGAAACGATGGAAGCGGATTCGGCTTTTCCATTTCGGCGCTGGGGGATTTCGATAACGATGGATACAAAGACATCGCCATCGGAGCGCCTTTCGACGGCGTTGGCGGAAGGGTTTACGTCTTGAAAGGCTCCCAATATCCTCCCGCCTCCGCCAGCGTGGAGGATGAGGATTTATTCGCTCTTATTGTAGAAGGCAGTCCGGGCGAATTGTTGGGTTTTTCCCTGGCGGACGGCGACACATTCAATAACGACGCTCTCAACGATTTACTCATTTACCGGGCGGGCGTCAGCGCAGAAAGGGATGGTCAAGAAGCCGTCTATGCAATTTACGGACAAAGATCGTTTCCCGAAAAAATCATCCAAACCAACAACCTGGATCAGACATCGACGCTAACGATTCTAGGCCCTAAAACCGATTCTGGCATCGGATACTTCGGGAATGCCTTTGAATTCATCGGGGATTATACACAGGACGGCTCTTCAGACCTTGCTCTCTTTACGGGAGTAACTCAGGAGGAAAATCCCAAAGGAACGATCATGATTCTACCCGGCGGGACGGCGTTGACGGGAACATACAATTACAACGAAATTCCACTCGCCGTCCGGGAGATATCCTTCCAACTTTTCCCCGATCCCAATATGCATGCCGTAAGCGTTATCAAAGGCGGAGACGCGACGGGAGACGGACGAGCCGATCTCATTGCCGGACTAGCTTCCGGCAATATCGGCGGCGGAACGGCGCCGACGGGACTGATTGCAATCATCCCTGGCTCAGCCAACGCAACGCCATCAATAAATATAACGAAAGAAGCGCCAGGAGACGCCATCCTGTTGGGACATTGGATTGCCAATTCCGGATTGGGGGAAAGCATTTCCACTTCCGGGACTCTTATCGCCGCCGGGGCGTTTCGCGCCGTCAGCCCGGCGGACGCAACCAGTCATACCGGAACCGTATACATCGTCAACGGTGCGAACTTGAAACGTGGCATGATGGAACAAATCGCAAAAACTTCGTCCATCGCTTTTTACGGGAAAAAAGACGGCGATCAATTTGGACTATCCGTCCATTTCTTGGGGGACCTCAATCAAGACGGGCATCAGGACCTATTCGTTGGCGTTCCGGGTAACAAGGATGACGCAGAAGCGTTCGCTTTTCTCGTTCCCTTCGTTCCCGCCTTTATAGATTTTAACGCGGATGGGAGGTTGACGCCGCTTGATCTATTCTTTTTCCAACATGGTTGGGGAATGGCCAGTTCGGCGGCAGACTGGAATGCGGATGGAATCGCCGATGGAAGCGACTTGCTTGGGATTCTTCTGCGGTTGAAAACGCAATAA
- the rplT gene encoding 50S ribosomal protein L20 has translation MPRAISQVASRRRRKKVLKAAKGSTLGRRVQIRSARHGVHKALKYAYRDRRNRKREFRRLWIVRIAAACKLEGLSYSVFMGGLNKAGVEINRKVLSELAIADPAAFRELIAVSKTALS, from the coding sequence ATGCCACGCGCAATCAGTCAAGTCGCCTCCCGTAGGCGCAGAAAGAAAGTACTCAAAGCAGCGAAAGGATCGACTCTCGGACGCAGAGTGCAGATTCGATCCGCCCGCCACGGCGTTCATAAGGCGCTTAAATACGCCTACCGCGACCGCCGCAATCGCAAGCGCGAATTCCGCCGCTTATGGATCGTCCGCATCGCCGCCGCCTGCAAGTTGGAAGGCTTGTCCTACAGCGTTTTTATGGGCGGACTCAACAAAGCGGGCGTAGAGATCAATCGAAAAGTGTTGTCGGAACTCGCCATCGCCGATCCCGCCGCCTTTCGCGAACTGATCGCCGTCTCCAAAACCGCTTTGAGTTGA
- a CDS encoding phosphopantothenoylcysteine decarboxylase produces MSDLFGKKILLTSGPTCAPLDAVRYIANRSTGRLGSAIAYELHRRGAELIHLAGENSFTSQQLHPGEDLSRIRVERFLMVEDLKDKLRRHLLEDSLDAVLMAAAVLDYVPADPLPGKKSSQDGEWIIRLKRGEKLIEHIRVWAPHVFLVGFKLEADITLEELSARAGDLMDRSGAALVLANRLEEIGNENHVGYIIERIAGSTDCVISPPLRAREEIAARLADRLSEGL; encoded by the coding sequence ATGAGTGATCTATTCGGAAAAAAAATTTTGCTAACTTCCGGCCCCACATGCGCGCCGCTGGACGCGGTCCGCTATATCGCCAATCGCTCAACGGGAAGACTGGGATCGGCGATCGCCTATGAATTGCATCGCCGAGGAGCGGAGTTGATCCATCTCGCGGGCGAGAACAGCTTCACGTCTCAACAATTGCATCCCGGCGAAGATTTATCCCGCATCCGCGTCGAACGCTTCTTAATGGTGGAGGATTTGAAAGACAAGTTGCGCCGTCATTTGCTCGAGGATTCCCTCGACGCCGTTCTCATGGCGGCCGCCGTTTTGGATTACGTTCCCGCCGATCCTCTACCCGGCAAGAAATCGTCGCAGGACGGCGAATGGATTATCCGGCTGAAGCGGGGAGAGAAATTGATCGAACATATTCGCGTTTGGGCGCCGCACGTTTTTCTCGTCGGCTTCAAACTGGAGGCGGATATTACGCTAGAAGAATTGTCGGCGCGCGCCGGAGATTTAATGGATCGCAGCGGCGCGGCGTTGGTTCTGGCCAACCGCCTGGAAGAGATCGGAAACGAAAACCATGTGGGCTATATCATCGAACGCATCGCCGGTTCTACGGATTGCGTCATATCGCCTCCATTGCGTGCGCGTGAAGAGATCGCCGCACGGCTGGCGGACCGGCTGAGCGAAGGCCTGTAA
- a CDS encoding TolC family protein: MRNRWISQTGATLLCLTILMAVLPAASQETGTLSLSQAVSTAIQNNRELEAVRRDKNAADLQKRETESGYYPQLSYAFQLTKTHSDKFDFDLPAGTASPIDFSKLGFTGANWSNKLQLTQLIYDHTLLGTIALASLQKEAAQWQKDGQEQIVVFDSVSAYLDILRAQELLNVQQQRLLLANKQLQTATANYEAGLRIRTDVLRAELTRSSALRDVVSSEIALERAQVVLNQVIGVPMEKRHQFDGAGLASYTPHENIVEAVKTFDRLFAMAQEKNPSIQLASILVKQREQSVSIARGEFLPTASFGGSWGYNDTGDMTLEDQEWAIQVGVQVPLFEGGRKMTKIRRTKEQLEAQKQRCDAAVRAVHSLVEQSALALQEERRNLEIALEAAIVAKENHERFLNLYEEGLADSLDVTQALTEKVTADTNVVTTRYGFLKVYAQLLYALGTIPTQDAAYEGSDWLDMIK; the protein is encoded by the coding sequence ATGAGAAATCGATGGATAAGCCAAACAGGCGCTACTCTTCTATGTCTAACGATCCTAATGGCGGTTCTCCCGGCGGCGAGCCAGGAAACGGGAACGTTGTCGCTGTCCCAAGCGGTCTCTACCGCTATCCAAAACAACCGCGAATTGGAAGCCGTCCGCCGCGACAAAAATGCCGCCGATTTGCAAAAGCGGGAAACGGAAAGCGGCTACTATCCCCAACTTTCTTATGCGTTTCAATTGACGAAAACTCATTCGGATAAATTCGATTTCGATCTGCCTGCAGGAACCGCTTCCCCCATCGACTTCAGCAAATTAGGCTTCACCGGCGCCAATTGGTCCAACAAACTACAATTGACCCAGCTGATTTACGATCATACGCTCTTGGGAACCATTGCTCTCGCCTCCCTGCAAAAAGAGGCGGCCCAATGGCAAAAAGACGGCCAAGAGCAAATCGTCGTCTTCGATTCGGTCAGCGCTTATCTTGACATTCTCCGCGCCCAGGAACTATTGAACGTGCAGCAGCAGCGGCTCCTCTTGGCCAATAAGCAATTGCAAACCGCCACCGCCAATTACGAAGCCGGTCTCCGCATCCGCACCGACGTTCTGCGCGCCGAACTGACGCGCTCGTCCGCCCTGCGCGACGTCGTTTCCTCCGAGATTGCCCTCGAACGCGCCCAGGTGGTTCTCAACCAAGTGATTGGCGTTCCTATGGAAAAGCGCCATCAATTCGATGGCGCCGGTCTCGCCTCCTATACGCCCCATGAAAACATCGTGGAAGCCGTGAAAACCTTCGACCGCCTCTTCGCTATGGCGCAAGAAAAAAATCCTTCCATCCAGCTGGCTTCCATCCTCGTGAAGCAGCGGGAACAATCCGTCTCCATCGCCCGCGGCGAATTTCTACCCACGGCGAGTTTTGGCGGCTCCTGGGGATACAATGACACCGGCGACATGACCCTGGAGGACCAGGAATGGGCGATTCAGGTCGGCGTCCAAGTTCCCCTCTTCGAAGGGGGACGCAAGATGACTAAAATCCGCCGCACCAAAGAACAATTGGAAGCCCAGAAACAACGCTGCGACGCCGCCGTCCGCGCCGTTCACAGCCTGGTGGAACAATCCGCCCTCGCCTTGCAGGAAGAACGCCGCAACCTGGAAATCGCCCTCGAAGCGGCCATTGTCGCCAAGGAAAACCATGAGCGCTTCCTCAACCTTTACGAGGAAGGTTTGGCCGACAGCCTCGACGTAACCCAAGCCCTGACGGAAAAAGTCACCGCCGACACCAATGTCGTAACTACCCGCTACGGCTTCCTCAAGGTTTACGCGCAACTCTTGTACGCTCTCGGAACCATCCCTACCCAAGACGCCGCCTACGAAGGCTCCGATTGGCTGGATATGATAAAATAA